One genomic window of Salvelinus alpinus chromosome 9, SLU_Salpinus.1, whole genome shotgun sequence includes the following:
- the appl2 gene encoding DCC-interacting protein 13-beta, translating into MPGVHKLLLEEALQDSPQTRSLLSVFEEDAGTLTDYTNQLLQSMQRVYGAQNEMGLATEQLSRQLLEYEKQNFALGKGDEEVISTLQQFAKTVGELNTLHSELASQMADRMIFPMIQFREKDLTEISTLREVFGIASDEHEAAMVKYSRLPKKKENEKVKAELVGEVAYSRRKQHQASMQYYCALNALQYRKRVAMLEPMLGYTQAQIHFYKKGMDLVSKKMDSFLVSVSSMTQSIQAQLDSEAEAMRLTQRELLSMEDTVYMPDRDPVPVNRTLIQKAGYLNIRNKTGLVTTAWDRLYFFTQGGNLMCQPRGAVAGGMVLDLDNSSVMAVECEDRRYCFQITSPSGKTSMILQAESKKEYEEWICTLNNISRQIYLTDNPEAVAIRLNQTAIQAVTPITSFERRGEGSPNPDRAKPGGVQSSISASQKSSSAPVAEDLIVPGTPIQFDIMLPASEFQDQNRVGGRRTNPFGETDDDCSPESDDSLLQQVFAVRFLGSMAVRSGQTQEVIYEAMRQVLAARAIHNIFRTTESHLMVTSSCLRLIDPRTQVTRISFQLQEVTQFAAHQENGRLMGFVVEGRDWSEGTEEGKPSFSAFVFESNTEGEKICYTISLGKDIIEAKKDPEALAQLMKNMPLTNDGKFLLLDSETGDTANGGAPDEEESEA; encoded by the exons ATGCCGGGCGTCCATAAATTGCTTTTAGAGGAGGCTTTGCAGGACAGTCCTCAG ACTCGCTCCTTGCTCAGTGTGTTTGAGGAAGATGCAGGAACACTCACAGACTACACCAACCAGCTGCTTCAGTCTATGCAGAGGGTGTATGGAGCCCAg AATGAGATGGGATTGGCTACAGAACAGCTGTCCAGACAGCTACTGGAATATGAGAAGCAA AATTTTGCCCTTGGTAAAGGTGATGAGGAGGTGATCAGCACACTGCAGCAATTCGCCAAAACTGTGGGGGAG CTGAACACACTACACTCAGAGCTGGCCTCTCAGATGGCTGACAGAATGATTTTCCCCATGATCCAGTTCAGAGAGAAAGACCTTACAG AGATAAGTACTTTAAGAGAAGTATTTGGCATCGCCTCTGATG AGCACGAGGCTGCCATGGTCAAGTACAGCAGACTGCCCAAGAAGAAGGAGAATGAGAAG GTGAAGGCAGAGTTGGTGGGGGAGGTGGCCTACTCCAGGAGGAAGCAACACCAGGCCTCCATGCAGTATTACTGTGCCCTCAATGCCCTGCAGTACCGCAAGAGAGTAGCTATGCTGGAGCCCATGCTAGGATACACACAGGCCCAG ATCCATTTCTATAAGAAAGGCATGGATCTAGTCTCCAAGAAAATGGACAGCTTCCTGGTGTCAGTGTCCAGCATGACACAAAGTATCCAGGCTCAGTTGGACTCGGAGGCTGAGGCCATGCGTCTGACCCAGCGAGAGCTGCTCTCCATGGAGGATACTGTGTACATGCCCGACCGTGACCCCGTCCCAGTCAACCGAACGCTTATACAGAAGGCAGGCTACCTCAATATCAGGAA TAAGACGGGCCTGGTGACAACAGCCTGGGACCGCCTTTACTTCTTTACCCAGGGAGGGAACCTCATGTGCCAGCCACGAGGGGCTGTGGCAGGGGGCATGGTGCTGGACCTGGATAACAGCTCCGTCATGGCCGTAGAGTGCGAGGACAGACGCTACTGTTTTCAGATCACCTCCCCCTCCGGTAAAAC GTCAATGATTCTACAAGCAGAGAGCAAAAAGGAATACGAGGAG TGGATTTGCACTTTGAACAACATTTCCCGACAGATCTACCTGACTGACAACCCTGAG GCAGTGGCCATCAGACTGAACCAGACAGCCATCCAGGCGGTCACGCCCATCACCAGctttgagaggagaggagagggctcgCCCAACCCAGACAG ggctAAGCCAGGTGGGGTGCAGTCCTCTATCAGTGCGTCCCAGAagagctccagtgctccagtGGCAGAGGACCTTATAGTTCCAGGGACACCCATCCAGTTTGACATCATGCTGCCTGCCTCGGAGTTCCAGGACCAGAACAGGGTCGGAGGGAG GCGTACAAACCCATTCGGAGAAACAGATGACGACTGCTCCCCTGAAAGCGATG ACTCCCTGCTGCAGCAGGTGTTTGCGGTGCGGTTCCTGGGCTCCATGGCGGTGCGTTCGGGACAAACCCAGGAAGTGATCTATGAGGCCATGAGACAGGTGCTGGCGGCTCGAGCCATCCATAACATCTTCAGAACCACAGAGTCCCATCTCATGGTCACCAGCAGCTGTCTCAG GTTGATTGACCCCCGGACACAAGTCACAAGAATCAGT TTCCAGCTACAGGAGGTGACCCAGTTTGCGGCCCACCAGGAGAACGGCAGGCTGATGGGCTTCGTGGTTGAGGGGCGAGACTGGAGCGAGGGGACCGAGGAGGGAAAGCCCTCCTTTAGTGCGTTTGTCTTCGAGAGCAACACGGAGGGAGAGAAG ATATGTTACACGATAAGCTTGGGGAAGGATATTATAGAAGCAAAGAAG gacccAGAGGCTCTAGCTCAGCTGATGAAAAACATGCCTCTGACCAACGATGGCAAGTTCCTCCTGCTGGACAGCGAGACGGGTGACACGGCTAACGGAGGAGCACCGGATGAGGAGGAGTCTGAGGCCTAG